Genomic segment of Paenibacillaceae bacterium GAS479:
AGCTGTCCGGCGTGCTTTTCTGCTCTGCTTCCCCTTGCATGCCTAATCTCATCCTCTCAGCCCCCTCCTACAAAATGAACCAGCTCCACCGTCATACCGCTTCGGAGTCGCAGCCCACTCCATTCCTCGCGGGGTACGATAATCCCGTCCGCCTCAGCAACGATGCGCCTTCCGGCAAGCCCTTTCTCCTCGACAAGCTGCTGCAGCGTCATCGATCCGGTCCGATGCTTTCCTCCATTAAGCATGATTTCGGCCCCTCCTGCTCCACTAACGGACGAGGAGATCATCGCCTTCAAGCTGCGGCAAACAGCCGCAGGGTCCTCGCTGCCAACAATCGCGGAAACGGCACAAAGCCTCGTTGCACCAGCATCCAGCACCTCCTGGGCGTTGCCGAGATGAATACCGCCTATAGCTACCCATGGAATGCGTACATGTCTCGCCGCTTGGCACACATAATTCAGCGTTACCGCCGGCCTTCCCGGCTTCGTCCCGGTCGGGTAGACCGGACCAACTCCGATGTAGTCCGCTCCACCGTCCTCTGCGGCCATCGCCTGGTCCAGACTATGCGTGCTGATGCCGACGATGCGGTCAGGTCCCAGCAGCTCCCTTGCTTCGCGAAGCCCATGATCATCCTGCCCAATATGCACGCCATCAGCGTCTGCTTCAATGGCAAGCTGCGGATAATCGTTTACTATAAACGGAACTCCGAACTCGCGGGTCAATCTACGCAGTAGCCGAGCCTTTTCCAAAAGCTCGCTCTCCTTGGCTGTTTTATGCCGCAGCTGGACAATATCCGCCCCGCCATAAAGCGCCTCGCGCATAACCTCCTCCATCGTCTTGCCTGGATGGTAATTTTCTCCCGTTATGACATATAGGCTGAAATCCAGCTTTTTCATTCCAATCGACCCCTTTCTGTACATTCTCCACCTCATGTGCCCTGCAGGCCTGCTAATTTTTTCAGCCTGTCAAATAAAGTTCACAGTAGCGAAGCGCTTGCTCTGGGTCACTTGTGCCTTGCACGAGCACCCGCCCGTCAGGAAACACGACTAACCTTCCCTCCCCGGTCGGCAACTCGGCTCGCAACAGGTACGGATTCTGAATGACGCTGCAGCCAACCTTCTCCAACCTCCTTCTGTACATTCCAGGGTCTCCAGTTGCTCCAAGCTCCACCTGAACGGTGTCGCGGCCGCAAAGTACCGCTGTTTTGGCCGTACTTCTGAACATACCTGTGTCCGCACTTGTGGCCATACTTGTGTCCGTGCTTGTATCCGTGCTTGTATCCGTGCTTGTATCCGTGCTTGTGTCCGCGCTTGTGGCCTTACTTGTGAACATACCTGTATCCGCACTTGTGACCATACTTGTGTCCGTG
This window contains:
- a CDS encoding thiamine-phosphate pyrophosphorylase; this encodes MRWRMYRKGSIGMKKLDFSLYVITGENYHPGKTMEEVMREALYGGADIVQLRHKTAKESELLEKARLLRRLTREFGVPFIVNDYPQLAIEADADGVHIGQDDHGLREARELLGPDRIVGISTHSLDQAMAAEDGGADYIGVGPVYPTGTKPGRPAVTLNYVCQAARHVRIPWVAIGGIHLGNAQEVLDAGATRLCAVSAIVGSEDPAAVCRSLKAMISSSVSGAGGAEIMLNGGKHRTGSMTLQQLVEEKGLAGRRIVAEADGIIVPREEWSGLRLRSGMTVELVHFVGGG